In Cololabis saira isolate AMF1-May2022 chromosome 4, fColSai1.1, whole genome shotgun sequence, one DNA window encodes the following:
- the si:dkey-202g17.3 gene encoding amino acid transporter heavy chain SLC3A2 — MPLNAGHPGYGSVPGTGPPGTGSSDLAAPLLLPEPEPLRQWRPLSRDELEAAAGGPGWRKARCYLVGVFWLTWLLLLAASIAIIGLSPRPVPAELQWWQRALFSQLQPDLEPRAGDGVSAACDHFGYIRSLGIGSVILKGVFHKRPSPSNITATMENLETLAQIQHLLIEGNKADLRMLLDFCNVDLMRIQEVAGNADEPSNHSATVQHTLRFWLERGVAGFVICDTDAAYSEEILLEWRSILEEFSAEGEERIVVVKQTADVLRPLNVSSRSNDTLMNMVMRSILPYSHHSLSAWEAAVAIETQLQTVQEDVWTSWTVEGEAVHELQRLLLVLTMTLPGSPVIQFDDEIDQTQKSLRRSASHSDRDEPLDRDKKKTKRSATALFTTLSHSKASEEALQFGSFTFLPFNTSSNFSSSSNSTSPPSLSPPILAFLRSWGCVQFLVLLNVGPESQPLDPAWALGLPETGVVVAGTGMNRWGSTSLLTLTLQPHEAIVVKLFKTGSYS, encoded by the exons ATGCCCCTGAACGCGGGCCACCCCGGCTACGGCAGCGTGCCGGGCACCGGGCCGCCGGGCACCGGCTCCTCGGACCTGGCGGCCCCGCTGCTCCtcccggagccggagccgcttCGTCAATGGAGACCCCTGAGCAGGGACGAGCTGGAGGCCGCGGCGGGGGGCCCCGGCTGGAGGAAGGCGCGCTGCTACCTGGTGGGGGTGTTCTGGCTCACCTGGCTGCTCCTCCTGGCCGCGTCCATCGCCATCATCGGCCTGAGCCCGCGGCCGGTCCCCGCGGAGCTGCAGTGGTGGCAGAGGGCGCTGTTCTCCCAGCTGCAGCCCGACCTGGAGCCCCGGGCCGGGGACGGAGTCAGCG CGGCGTGTGACCACTTCGGGTACATCAGGTCTTTGGGTATAGGGTCTGTTATCCTGAAGGGTGTGTTTCATAAGAGGCCGTCTCCCTCAAACATCACAGCCACCATGGAAAACTTGGAAACACTGGCTCAGATCCAGCATCTGCTCATAGAGGGTAACAAAGCAG ATCTCAGAATGCTGTTAGACTTTTGTAACGTGGACCTGATGAGGATTCAGGAAGTTGCAGGTAACGCGGACGAGCCATCAAACCACTCGGCTACTGTGCAG CATACATTAAGGTTCTGGCTGGAGCGTGGTGTAGCAGGGTTTGTCATATGCGACACAGATGCAGCATATTCAGAAGAG ATCTTGTTAGAATGGAGAAGCATCCTTGAGGAGTTCAGCGCCGAGGGGGAGGAGAG GATCGTGGTTGTGAAACAGACGGCAGATGTCCTGCGTCCCCTGAACGTCTCCAGCCGCAGCAATGATACGCTGATGAACATGGTCATGAGGTCCATTTTGCCGTACTCGCACCACAGTCTGTCTGCTTGGGAAGCGGCTGTTGCCATCGAGACACAGCTGCAAACAGTACAGGAGGACGTGTGGACGAGCTGGACT GTTGAAGGTGAAGCAGTTCATGAGCTGCAAAGGTTACTCCTGGTGCTGACGATGACTCTTCCAGGATCGCCCGTCATCCAGTTTGATGACGAGATTGATCAAACACAG AAGTCTCTGAGGAGAAGCGCATCACACAGCGACAGAGATGAGCCTTTAGACAGA GACAAGAAGAAGACGAAACGTTCAGCTACTGCTCTGTTTACCACCCTCAGCCACTCCAAAGCCAGTGAAGAAGCTCTCCAGTTTGGTAGCTTCACTTTCCTCCCCTTCAACACCTCCTCAAActtttcctcttcctccaactccacTTCCCCCCCTTCGTTATCTCCTCCCATCCTGGCTTTCCTGCGTTCCTGGGGCTGCGTCCAGTTCCTTGTCCTGCTCAACGTCGGGCCCGAGTCCCAGCCCCTGGATCCTGCGTGGGCCCTGGGCCTGCCTGAAACTGGGGTGGTTGTGGCCGGCACTGGGATGAACCGCTGGGGTTCCACGTCTCTCCTCACGCTCACACTCCAGCCCCACGAAGCCATCGTGGTCAAACTGTTCAAGACGGGAAGCTATTCGTAG